In Pseudoxanthobacter soli DSM 19599, a single window of DNA contains:
- a CDS encoding alpha/beta fold hydrolase: MPQDGLPLTGWLDGLRRAQALMMDGIRCRQARAYDWLGLGPNEHPYDVVASGPFWRLRRYSGGEGGVPLLIVPSPIKRPYIWDLTPALSAVRSCLDAGYDVHLIDWRPPEEGQGDIGMSEFARAIAACAAAAGDGRTEAPVVFGHSLGGTLAAIACAAAPDAARALVLLASPLCFEPASTSFRDVLVSLVPPDWEEDDIVAGSSLSNLSAAVSPTTFVWSRWLDAARSVSDPPAFEIHARISRWALDEVAVPGVLITQIIQSLYRDDRFHAGTLSVGGRKLGPRDLRVPLLCVVSTADEITPRASVEAFMQAMEPGTLGIIEHEPETGVALQHLAILAGPHAHEEVWPKIFAWLRQLPPGGRGAD; this comes from the coding sequence ATGCCTCAGGACGGACTACCGCTGACCGGTTGGCTCGACGGCCTGCGCAGGGCGCAGGCGCTGATGATGGACGGCATCCGGTGCCGCCAGGCGAGGGCCTATGACTGGCTCGGCCTCGGCCCGAACGAGCATCCCTATGACGTCGTCGCCTCCGGGCCGTTCTGGCGCCTGCGCCGCTATTCCGGCGGCGAGGGCGGCGTGCCCCTGCTCATCGTGCCGTCACCGATCAAGCGGCCCTATATCTGGGATCTGACGCCCGCGCTGAGCGCGGTGCGAAGCTGCCTCGATGCCGGCTACGACGTCCACCTGATCGACTGGCGGCCGCCGGAAGAGGGACAGGGCGACATCGGCATGAGCGAATTCGCCCGCGCCATCGCCGCGTGTGCGGCAGCGGCCGGCGATGGCCGGACGGAAGCTCCCGTCGTGTTCGGACATTCGCTCGGCGGAACGCTTGCCGCGATCGCCTGCGCCGCGGCGCCGGATGCTGCGCGTGCGCTCGTCCTGCTCGCCTCGCCGCTCTGCTTCGAACCGGCCTCGACCTCCTTCCGAGACGTCCTCGTCTCGCTGGTCCCGCCGGACTGGGAAGAGGACGACATCGTCGCCGGATCTTCGCTGTCGAATCTCAGTGCCGCGGTGTCGCCGACCACGTTCGTGTGGTCGCGGTGGCTGGATGCGGCCCGCAGCGTGTCCGACCCGCCGGCATTCGAGATCCACGCCCGAATCTCGCGCTGGGCGCTCGACGAGGTGGCGGTTCCGGGCGTGCTCATCACCCAGATCATCCAGAGCCTCTACCGGGACGACCGCTTTCATGCCGGGACATTGTCCGTGGGCGGGCGCAAGCTCGGCCCTCGCGACCTGCGCGTGCCGCTATTGTGCGTCGTGAGCACGGCGGATGAAATCACGCCCCGTGCTTCGGTCGAGGCGTTCATGCAAGCGATGGAGCCCGGTACGCTCGGCATCATTGAGCACGAACCCGAAACCGGAGTCGCGCTTCAGCATCTGGCGATCCTCGCCGGACCTCATGCCCATGAAGAAGTCTGGCCGAAAATTTTCGCCTGGTTGCGGCAGCTGCCGCCGGGCGGCAGGGGCGCAGACTGA
- a CDS encoding deoxyguanosinetriphosphate triphosphohydrolase: MRAPFAADPARSRGTRVPEPLPGSRTLFQRDRDRILHSSAFRRLTHKTQVFFSHEGDHFRTRLTHTLEVAQIARSIARTLGLDEDLTETVALAHDLGHTPFGHEGEDVLDACLEGYGGFDHNAQSLRIVTRLERRYAAFDGLNLSWEALEGIVKHNGPLVAPDGTPIGRYAGRPLPHALLAHDATPDLDLHTFPSLEAQVAAISDDIAYDAHDIDDGLRAGLFPVEELEAVPLVSGILTDVRIAYPGLDRPRLAHEITRRLVGALVEDVLAETRSRLSEARPASADAVRAQPRALAAFSPGMVPTERAIKTFLFQRMYRNPEVTAIRREAGRVLRDLFAAFRAEPHAMPEAWCEAIDHCSEAEKLRRIADYIAGMTDRYALQTHRRLFDDTPELR; this comes from the coding sequence ATGCGTGCCCCGTTCGCAGCCGACCCCGCCCGTTCGCGCGGAACCCGGGTCCCCGAACCGCTGCCGGGGTCGCGCACGCTGTTCCAGCGCGACCGCGACCGCATCCTGCATTCTTCGGCGTTCCGGCGGCTGACCCACAAGACCCAGGTGTTCTTCAGCCACGAGGGCGACCACTTCCGCACGCGTCTGACCCATACGCTGGAAGTCGCCCAGATCGCGCGGTCCATCGCACGCACCCTCGGGCTGGACGAGGACCTGACCGAGACCGTCGCGCTCGCCCACGACCTCGGCCACACGCCGTTCGGCCACGAGGGCGAGGACGTGCTCGATGCCTGTCTCGAGGGATATGGCGGCTTCGATCACAACGCCCAAAGCCTGCGCATCGTCACCCGTCTCGAACGGCGCTATGCCGCCTTCGACGGGTTGAACCTGTCGTGGGAGGCGCTGGAGGGCATTGTGAAGCACAACGGCCCGCTGGTGGCGCCCGACGGCACGCCGATCGGCCGCTATGCCGGCCGTCCGCTGCCGCACGCCCTGCTTGCCCACGACGCCACGCCAGACCTGGACCTCCACACCTTTCCGTCGCTGGAGGCCCAGGTCGCCGCGATCTCGGACGACATCGCCTACGACGCACACGATATCGACGACGGCCTGCGCGCGGGCCTGTTCCCGGTGGAGGAACTGGAGGCGGTGCCGCTCGTCAGCGGCATCCTGACGGACGTGAGGATTGCCTATCCGGGATTGGACCGCCCGCGGCTCGCCCACGAGATCACCCGCCGCCTCGTCGGCGCTCTGGTGGAGGACGTGCTGGCGGAAACGCGGTCGCGGCTTTCTGAAGCCCGGCCGGCGAGTGCCGACGCCGTGCGGGCGCAGCCGAGGGCACTGGCGGCGTTCTCCCCCGGCATGGTGCCGACCGAGCGGGCCATCAAGACGTTCCTGTTCCAGCGGATGTATCGCAATCCCGAGGTCACCGCGATCCGCCGCGAGGCCGGACGGGTGCTGCGCGACCTGTTCGCGGCATTTCGCGCGGAGCCGCACGCGATGCCGGAGGCCTGGTGCGAAGCGATCGATCATTGCAGCGAGGCGGAGAAGCTGCGCCGCATCGCCGACTACATCGCCGGCATGACCGACCGCTACGCGCTTCAGACGCATCGCCGGCTGTTTGACGACACACCGGAATTGCGATAG
- a CDS encoding glutathione S-transferase family protein: MLLIGQFDSPFVRRIGITLELYGIAYDHSPLSVFRNADELARYNPLRRVPTLVLDDGEVLIESAAIADYLDERVGPEAAMIAPSGPERRKALKIVSLSTGLSDKAVALIYERVLHETTSQVWIERCRGQVAAVLDALEAERAARTGPFLFGEKIGHADIALGCALRFLREGHPALFDAATRPALAAHGARCESLPAFQKIQQAFIPPA; the protein is encoded by the coding sequence ATGCTCCTGATCGGCCAGTTCGATTCCCCGTTCGTCCGCCGCATCGGCATCACGCTCGAACTCTACGGGATCGCCTACGATCACAGCCCGCTCTCGGTGTTCCGCAACGCGGACGAACTCGCGCGCTACAACCCGTTGCGGCGGGTCCCGACGCTCGTGCTCGACGACGGCGAGGTGCTGATCGAAAGCGCGGCCATCGCCGACTATCTCGACGAGCGCGTCGGTCCCGAAGCGGCGATGATTGCCCCCTCCGGGCCGGAACGTCGGAAAGCCCTGAAGATCGTGTCGCTTTCGACCGGGCTTTCGGACAAGGCCGTGGCGCTGATCTACGAGCGCGTGCTGCACGAGACGACGTCGCAGGTTTGGATCGAGCGCTGCCGCGGCCAGGTGGCCGCGGTGCTCGATGCCCTCGAAGCCGAACGCGCCGCCCGGACCGGGCCGTTCCTGTTCGGAGAGAAGATCGGCCATGCCGACATCGCGCTCGGTTGTGCGCTGCGCTTCCTGCGCGAGGGGCACCCGGCGCTGTTCGATGCGGCGACGAGGCCCGCGCTCGCCGCTCACGGCGCGCGGTGCGAAAGCCTGCCGGCGTTCCAGAAGATCCAGCAGGCCTTCATTCCTCCGGCTTGA
- a CDS encoding tetratricopeptide repeat protein codes for MAVMLGVCGLGATVPAWALDANAPPSVEEDGTPADVFRAGTKAYFSGDKTAAVNAFGYAADKGHPVAQWKLGRMYQEGDGVAEDDYKAFELFTEVANAHADDAPNSAQAPFVANAFVELGSYYLNGIKDSTITPNVERARELFTYAASYFGDADAQYRLGRLYLTGAPTTATTAVASAASNVTAPETVTVTGRDPRLAARWLKLAAEKGHPEAQALLGKMLVDGSDIRRNVVAGLMWLTVARSYEVQNDADDWIRSAQEEAFSLATEKERHRATELARSWIASNANRHQ; via the coding sequence ATGGCTGTTATGCTCGGAGTTTGCGGGCTCGGGGCAACGGTGCCCGCGTGGGCGCTCGATGCCAACGCGCCGCCGAGCGTCGAGGAAGACGGCACCCCGGCGGACGTGTTCCGCGCGGGCACCAAGGCTTATTTCTCCGGCGACAAGACTGCGGCTGTGAATGCGTTCGGTTATGCCGCCGACAAGGGACATCCGGTCGCCCAGTGGAAGCTCGGCCGGATGTATCAGGAGGGCGACGGTGTCGCCGAGGACGACTACAAGGCGTTCGAGCTGTTCACCGAGGTTGCCAACGCCCACGCCGACGATGCTCCGAACTCCGCCCAGGCGCCCTTCGTCGCCAATGCGTTCGTCGAGCTCGGCAGCTATTATCTCAACGGTATCAAGGACAGCACGATCACGCCGAACGTGGAACGGGCGCGGGAGCTGTTCACCTACGCCGCATCCTATTTCGGCGATGCGGATGCGCAGTACCGGCTCGGCCGGCTCTATCTGACCGGCGCGCCGACGACGGCGACCACGGCGGTCGCCTCCGCCGCCAGCAACGTGACGGCGCCGGAGACGGTGACGGTCACCGGACGTGACCCGCGGCTCGCGGCGCGCTGGCTGAAGCTCGCCGCCGAGAAAGGCCACCCCGAAGCCCAGGCGCTGCTCGGCAAGATGCTGGTCGACGGCTCCGATATCCGCCGCAACGTTGTCGCGGGACTGATGTGGCTGACCGTCGCGCGCAGCTACGAGGTGCAGAACGACGCCGACGACTGGATTCGCTCGGCCCAGGAGGAAGCCTTCTCGCTGGCGACCGAGAAGGAGCGCCATCGGGCCACGGAGCTGGCCCGGTCCTGGATCGCAAGCAACGCCAACCGCCATCAGTGA
- the parE gene encoding DNA topoisomerase IV subunit B — protein MNDEDLFAAPAPTPAPRAAEAEPAPARRAERRAAGAEAARQRQAAGEAGYTAADIEVLEGLEPVRRRPGMYIGGTDSKALHHLFAEVIDNSMDEAVAGHATWIEVEVGSDGSLAVTDNGRGIPVDPHPRFPDRSALEVIMTTLHAGGKFDSKVYETSGGLHGVGVSVVNALSVRLDVEVARGRRLYRQSFSRGKAVGPLVEAGEVMNRRGTTVRFLPDPEIFGADAHFQPSRLFAMARSKAYLFAGVEIRWRCALDRIEPAHPVPTEATFRFPGGLADYLGDRLTGIDRVVDTTFAGRTGRSGGHGAVEWAVAFVEDDGFVQSYCNTIPTVDGGTHEQGLRTALIKGIKTHAERTQNKRAANITTEDVGTSIGALLAVFIREPEFVGQTKEKLATVDAARIVEGAVRDAFEHWLVADPQRATALIDRIADKAEDRIRRRQEKEVARRSPTRRLRLPGKLADCTTNAASGTEIFIVEGDSAGGSAKQARNRSNQAILPLRGKILNVASAGRDKLGANQQLSDLITALGCGTRSAYRETDLRYERVILMTDADVDGAHIASLLVTFFYREMPELIRNGHLFLAAPPLYRLTQGARTLYARDDAEREHMIANVFDKRGKVDIGRFKGLGEMLPHQLRETTMDPKTRTLLRVEVDAENPAETVAAVERLMGTSAEARFRFIQEHAQFAHDLDI, from the coding sequence ATGAACGACGAGGATCTCTTCGCCGCACCGGCGCCCACTCCGGCACCGCGGGCCGCCGAGGCCGAACCTGCTCCGGCCCGGCGCGCCGAACGCCGCGCCGCCGGCGCGGAGGCGGCTCGCCAGCGCCAGGCGGCCGGAGAGGCCGGCTACACCGCAGCGGACATCGAGGTCCTCGAAGGACTGGAGCCGGTGCGGCGCCGGCCGGGCATGTATATCGGCGGCACCGACTCCAAGGCGCTGCATCACCTCTTCGCCGAAGTGATCGACAACTCCATGGACGAGGCCGTCGCCGGCCACGCCACCTGGATCGAGGTTGAGGTCGGTTCTGACGGCTCCCTTGCCGTTACCGACAACGGGCGCGGCATTCCCGTCGATCCGCATCCGCGCTTTCCCGACCGCTCGGCGCTCGAGGTCATCATGACCACGCTTCATGCCGGCGGAAAGTTCGATTCCAAGGTCTATGAAACCTCCGGCGGCCTGCATGGCGTCGGCGTCTCGGTGGTCAACGCGCTGTCGGTGCGCCTCGATGTCGAGGTGGCACGCGGGCGGCGTCTCTATCGCCAGAGCTTTTCCCGCGGCAAGGCCGTCGGCCCGCTCGTCGAGGCCGGGGAAGTGATGAACCGGCGCGGCACCACGGTGCGATTCCTGCCCGACCCGGAGATCTTCGGCGCCGATGCGCACTTCCAGCCGTCGCGGCTGTTCGCGATGGCCCGCTCCAAGGCCTATCTGTTCGCGGGCGTCGAGATCCGCTGGCGGTGTGCCCTGGACCGCATCGAACCGGCCCATCCTGTCCCGACGGAGGCGACCTTCCGCTTTCCCGGCGGTCTCGCCGACTATCTCGGCGATCGCCTGACCGGGATCGACCGGGTGGTCGACACCACGTTCGCAGGCCGCACCGGCCGCTCCGGCGGCCACGGTGCGGTGGAATGGGCCGTTGCGTTCGTCGAGGACGACGGCTTCGTCCAGTCCTATTGCAACACCATCCCGACCGTCGACGGCGGCACCCATGAGCAGGGGCTGCGCACCGCCCTGATCAAGGGCATCAAGACCCACGCCGAACGCACGCAGAACAAGCGCGCCGCCAACATCACCACGGAGGACGTCGGCACCTCCATCGGCGCCCTGCTCGCCGTCTTCATCCGCGAGCCGGAATTCGTCGGCCAGACCAAGGAGAAACTGGCAACCGTCGATGCCGCCCGCATCGTGGAGGGCGCGGTGCGCGACGCGTTCGAGCACTGGCTGGTGGCCGACCCGCAGCGTGCCACGGCGTTGATCGACCGGATCGCCGACAAGGCCGAGGACCGCATCCGCCGCCGCCAGGAGAAGGAAGTCGCCCGCCGTTCGCCGACGCGCCGCCTGCGACTGCCGGGCAAGCTCGCAGACTGCACGACAAACGCCGCCAGCGGCACCGAGATCTTCATCGTCGAGGGCGACTCGGCCGGCGGCTCGGCCAAGCAGGCGCGCAACCGCTCCAACCAGGCGATCCTGCCGCTGCGCGGCAAGATCCTCAACGTCGCCAGCGCCGGTCGCGACAAGCTCGGCGCCAACCAGCAGCTTTCCGATCTTATCACCGCGCTCGGCTGCGGCACCCGCTCGGCCTATCGCGAGACGGACCTCCGCTATGAGCGCGTGATCCTGATGACGGACGCCGACGTGGACGGCGCCCACATCGCCTCGCTGCTCGTCACGTTCTTCTATCGCGAGATGCCGGAACTGATCCGCAACGGGCATCTGTTCCTGGCGGCTCCGCCGCTCTACCGGCTCACCCAGGGCGCCCGGACCCTCTATGCCCGCGACGATGCCGAGCGCGAGCACATGATCGCCAACGTGTTCGACAAGCGCGGCAAGGTCGACATCGGCCGGTTCAAGGGTCTCGGCGAGATGCTGCCGCATCAGTTGCGCGAGACGACGATGGATCCGAAGACCCGTACGCTGCTCCGGGTCGAGGTCGACGCCGAGAATCCTGCCGAAACCGTTGCCGCGGTCGAGCGCCTGATGGGCACGAGCGCCGAGGCGCGGTTCCGTTTCATCCAGGAACACGCCCAGTTCGCCCACGATCTCGATATCTGA
- the xth gene encoding exodeoxyribonuclease III has protein sequence MTIATWNINGVRARLDVLTGWLKQRGPDVVCLQEIKSVDEAFPREAIESLGYNVETHGQKGFNGVAILSKRPFEVTRRGLPGDSEDVQARYIEAEIPAGRGIVRVASIYLPNGNPVGTEKFPYKLSWMARLEAHARALLAFEEPLVLAGDYNVIPEPRDARRPEVWVNDALFQPESRGAFRALAALGLTDAVRTTTDAGDVYTFWDYQAGAFQKNDGIRIDHLMLSAEAADRLGKVEIDRDTRALEKPSDHVPVVAEFTFPA, from the coding sequence CTGACCATCGCCACCTGGAACATCAACGGCGTCCGCGCGCGGCTCGACGTGCTCACGGGCTGGCTGAAGCAGCGCGGGCCGGATGTCGTGTGCCTGCAGGAAATCAAGTCGGTCGACGAGGCGTTCCCGCGCGAGGCGATCGAGTCGCTCGGCTACAATGTCGAGACCCACGGCCAGAAGGGCTTCAACGGCGTCGCGATCCTGTCGAAGCGACCCTTCGAGGTGACGCGGCGCGGCTTGCCCGGCGACAGCGAGGACGTTCAGGCCCGCTATATCGAGGCGGAGATCCCCGCCGGCCGCGGCATCGTCCGGGTGGCGTCGATCTACCTGCCGAACGGCAATCCCGTCGGCACGGAGAAATTCCCCTACAAGCTCTCCTGGATGGCGCGGCTGGAAGCCCATGCGCGGGCACTGCTCGCGTTCGAGGAGCCGCTGGTGCTCGCCGGCGACTACAACGTCATTCCCGAGCCGCGCGATGCGCGTCGCCCGGAAGTGTGGGTGAACGACGCGCTGTTCCAGCCGGAAAGCCGTGGCGCCTTCCGGGCGCTCGCCGCGCTGGGCCTGACCGACGCCGTGCGGACGACCACCGACGCGGGCGACGTCTACACGTTCTGGGATTATCAGGCCGGTGCGTTCCAGAAGAACGACGGCATCCGCATCGACCACCTGATGCTGTCGGCCGAAGCGGCGGACCGGCTGGGCAAGGTCGAGATCGACCGCGACACCCGCGCGCTCGAAAAGCCGTCGGACCATGTCCCGGTGGTCGCGGAATTCACGTTCCCCGCCTGA
- the erpA gene encoding iron-sulfur cluster insertion protein ErpA, whose translation MTDVLDLPVALTDKAARRVAKVLSKEAPGSALRISVEGGGCSGFQYKYDIVAGTEADDLVIEKAGATVLIDPVSLPYLEGSEIDFVDDLMGQSFQIRNPNASASCGCGVSFAV comes from the coding sequence ATGACCGACGTTCTGGATCTGCCCGTTGCCCTCACCGACAAGGCTGCGCGGCGCGTGGCCAAGGTGCTTTCGAAGGAAGCGCCGGGGTCCGCGCTTCGCATCAGTGTCGAGGGTGGTGGCTGCTCGGGTTTCCAATACAAGTATGACATCGTCGCCGGCACCGAGGCCGACGACCTCGTCATCGAGAAGGCCGGCGCCACCGTGCTGATCGATCCCGTCTCCCTGCCCTATCTCGAAGGGTCCGAGATCGATTTCGTCGACGACCTGATGGGCCAGTCGTTCCAGATCCGCAATCCCAACGCCAGCGCCTCCTGCGGCTGCGGCGTGAGCTTCGCGGTCTGA
- the argS gene encoding arginine--tRNA ligase, whose protein sequence is MNLYAEFAERIRGIVTKIGLADPVDAAGRLRFVVEPPRDPSHGDFATNAAMVLAKGAGKPPREIATAIAAELAGEPDVTSAEVAGPGFINIRVAPAVWHRLLGAIVAAGPDFGRSGLGGGEPINVEYVSANPTGPMHVGHCRGAVFGDALASLLAYSGWKVTREYYINDAGAQVDVLARSAFLRYREALGREVGAIPEGLYPGDYLKPVGAALAAEWGEKLEAMAEAEWLPIVRAFTIDAMMAMIRSDLEALGVHHDLFSSEKALSSGGRDRVTEAIEHLKARGDVYVGRLEPPKGQLPEDWEDREQILFRSTAFGDDVDRPLIKSDGSFTYFASDIAYHYDKYLRGFRQMVDVLGADHGGYVKRMQAAVKAMTGGEGSLDIRLCQLVKLFRAGEPVRMSKRSGDFVTLRDVVDEVGRDAVRFMMLYRKNDAPLDFDFQKVTEQSRDNPVFYVQYAHARCRSVFRQAGEDVGREIFAPGALADASLNRLEDESELSLIAKLGEWPRLVEAAAEAREPHRIGFYLYDLAGAFHGHWNRGKERTDLRFINPDDRESTKARLALVHAVADVLAGGLALLGVSAPEEMR, encoded by the coding sequence ATGAACCTTTATGCCGAGTTCGCGGAGCGGATCCGCGGCATCGTGACGAAGATCGGCCTTGCCGACCCGGTGGACGCGGCCGGGCGCCTGCGCTTCGTGGTCGAGCCGCCGCGCGATCCGTCCCACGGCGATTTCGCTACCAATGCCGCCATGGTGCTCGCCAAGGGCGCGGGCAAGCCGCCGCGCGAGATCGCGACCGCCATCGCCGCCGAGCTGGCCGGCGAGCCGGACGTGACGAGCGCCGAAGTCGCCGGCCCCGGCTTCATCAACATTCGCGTCGCTCCGGCGGTCTGGCACCGCCTGCTCGGCGCCATCGTGGCGGCGGGACCGGACTTCGGCCGCTCCGGGCTTGGCGGCGGCGAGCCGATCAATGTCGAATATGTCTCGGCCAACCCGACCGGGCCGATGCATGTCGGCCATTGCCGCGGCGCCGTGTTCGGCGATGCGCTCGCAAGCCTGCTCGCCTATAGCGGCTGGAAGGTCACGCGCGAATATTACATCAACGATGCCGGCGCCCAGGTCGACGTGCTCGCCCGCTCGGCGTTCCTGCGCTACCGCGAGGCGCTCGGCCGCGAGGTCGGTGCCATTCCCGAAGGCCTTTATCCCGGCGATTATCTGAAACCCGTCGGTGCCGCGCTCGCCGCGGAGTGGGGTGAGAAGCTGGAAGCCATGGCGGAGGCCGAATGGCTGCCGATCGTGCGGGCCTTCACCATCGACGCGATGATGGCGATGATTCGCTCGGACCTCGAGGCTCTGGGCGTCCACCACGACCTGTTCTCGTCCGAGAAGGCGCTGTCGTCGGGCGGTCGCGACCGGGTGACGGAGGCGATCGAACACCTCAAGGCGCGCGGCGACGTCTATGTCGGCCGGCTGGAGCCGCCGAAGGGGCAGTTGCCGGAGGACTGGGAGGATCGCGAGCAGATCCTTTTCCGCTCGACGGCGTTCGGCGACGACGTCGACCGGCCGCTGATCAAGTCGGACGGCTCTTTCACCTATTTCGCGTCCGACATCGCCTATCACTACGACAAATATCTGCGCGGCTTCCGCCAGATGGTCGACGTGCTCGGCGCCGACCACGGCGGCTACGTCAAGCGGATGCAGGCGGCGGTGAAGGCGATGACCGGCGGGGAAGGAAGCCTCGACATCCGGCTCTGCCAGCTGGTGAAGCTGTTCCGTGCCGGCGAGCCGGTGCGGATGTCCAAGCGTTCGGGCGATTTCGTCACGCTGCGCGATGTCGTCGACGAGGTGGGGCGCGACGCCGTGCGCTTCATGATGCTCTACCGCAAGAACGACGCGCCGCTCGACTTCGATTTCCAGAAGGTCACGGAGCAGTCCCGCGACAATCCGGTTTTCTATGTGCAGTATGCCCACGCCCGCTGCCGCTCGGTATTCCGTCAGGCCGGCGAGGACGTGGGACGTGAAATATTCGCGCCGGGCGCCCTAGCCGACGCGTCATTGAATCGCCTTGAAGATGAGAGCGAACTGTCGCTGATCGCCAAGCTCGGGGAATGGCCGCGACTTGTCGAGGCTGCTGCCGAGGCCCGTGAACCGCATCGCATCGGCTTCTATTTGTACGATCTCGCCGGGGCTTTTCACGGTCACTGGAATCGCGGCAAGGAAAGAACGGACTTACGGTTTATTAACCCTGATGATCGAGAGTCCACCAAGGCTAGACTCGCGCTGGTTCACGCGGTCGCGGACGTGCTGGCCGGAGGACTCGCTCTGCTCGGCGTGAGCGCGCCGGAGGAGATGCGCTGA